The Candidatus Zixiibacteriota bacterium genome includes a region encoding these proteins:
- a CDS encoding glycosyltransferase, with amino-acid sequence MAKGTEYEIILASYSEQGERPEFLEIASTEGIETCLFRVKSAYDFGALRQIRQYIIESGIELICTHDYRSHILSYWATGKLRKQGKVRWIAFSRGWTSDTLRVQVYTMLEKFFVRFADHIVAVSEAQRERLRRLLIPPDKMSVVHNSIDVGNLKRIEGE; translated from the coding sequence ATGGCTAAAGGGACAGAATACGAAATCATACTTGCTTCCTACTCGGAGCAGGGTGAACGGCCGGAGTTCCTGGAGATTGCCTCAACCGAGGGGATTGAGACATGCCTCTTCAGGGTCAAAAGTGCGTACGATTTTGGAGCTTTGAGGCAGATTCGCCAATATATTATCGAAAGTGGGATAGAACTCATCTGCACTCATGATTACCGGTCGCATATCCTTTCCTACTGGGCGACAGGGAAGTTAAGAAAGCAGGGGAAAGTGCGCTGGATTGCATTTTCAAGAGGATGGACCAGCGACACCCTGCGGGTGCAGGTTTACACAATGCTGGAGAAGTTTTTCGTTCGCTTTGCCGACCATATCGTAGCGGTCTCGGAAGCGCAGCGGGAGAGGCTTCGGCGACTCTTGATTCCGCCCGACAAAATGAGTGTCGTTCACAACTCCATTGATGTTGGCAACCTGAAGAGAATCGAAGGCGAGAA
- a CDS encoding glycosyltransferase: MKILILDEEFPFPLNTGKRIRTFNLVARLAKKHQVYYLAYGIKGSVGIKALTQAGITPLAVERQIPPKSGVLFYFRLLLNLFSRYPYIVSSHYSSLFADKLSDCLKQIRFDIVIAEWTPYAVYLNEVKEARKVIVAHNLEHRIWERYFRNESNLLKKWYIGKQLKKVRRFEIESFASVDAVTAVSPVEAEEIVRYGKDLTVEVIPNGVDLDYFSSEDEETASSSMIFVGSMNWRPNQDAIQYFVREIFPLIKKDIKDAQATFVGQDPPPAILKLGDIAGIEIVGRVDDVRPFVRKAAVYIVPLRIGGGTRLKILEAMAMKKAIVSTSVGAEGIAVAPDVNILIGDNPETFAAQVKKLITNRNLGQKLGNAGRELVERGYGWDRIAAALDNFLSRLAGKS; this comes from the coding sequence ATGAAAATTCTAATACTGGATGAAGAATTTCCTTTCCCTCTCAATACTGGAAAGAGGATTAGGACATTCAATCTGGTGGCACGGCTGGCGAAAAAACATCAGGTCTATTATCTCGCCTATGGAATCAAGGGCTCTGTCGGAATCAAGGCACTGACGCAAGCCGGAATTACTCCCCTGGCGGTAGAGCGGCAGATTCCTCCGAAATCGGGAGTTCTCTTCTACTTTCGGCTCTTGCTAAATCTCTTTTCCCGATACCCGTATATTGTCTCGAGTCATTATTCATCATTGTTTGCGGACAAATTGTCCGACTGCCTGAAACAGATTCGCTTTGATATTGTAATTGCGGAATGGACGCCGTATGCGGTATATCTCAACGAGGTCAAAGAGGCGAGGAAGGTTATTGTCGCTCATAACCTGGAGCATCGGATATGGGAACGTTATTTTCGGAATGAAAGCAATCTTCTGAAGAAATGGTATATAGGAAAACAGCTGAAGAAGGTGCGGCGATTCGAAATTGAGTCCTTCGCCAGTGTTGATGCCGTGACGGCCGTATCCCCGGTCGAGGCGGAGGAGATTGTTCGGTATGGGAAGGATTTGACGGTCGAAGTAATCCCCAACGGTGTTGACCTCGATTATTTCAGCAGCGAAGATGAGGAAACGGCCAGTTCAAGCATGATATTTGTCGGGTCAATGAACTGGCGGCCCAATCAGGATGCCATTCAATACTTTGTTCGAGAAATATTTCCTCTTATCAAGAAAGATATAAAAGACGCGCAAGCGACCTTTGTAGGACAGGACCCGCCGCCGGCGATTCTCAAGTTAGGGGATATCGCCGGTATTGAGATAGTCGGCAGGGTGGATGATGTTCGTCCCTTTGTGCGGAAAGCGGCTGTTTATATCGTTCCGCTTCGAATCGGAGGAGGGACGCGATTAAAAATCCTGGAAGCGATGGCAATGAAAAAAGCCATAGTCTCGACTTCGGTCGGCGCTGAGGGGATTGCGGTTGCCCCGGACGTCAATATCTTGATTGGAGACAATCCGGAAACTTTCGCCGCCCAGGTCAAAAAACTTATAACGAATCGAAATCTGGGACAGAAATTAGGGAACGCCGGGAGGGAATTGGTGGAGAGAGGGTACGGTTGGGACCGGATAGCGGCTGCCTTGGACAATTTCCTGAGCCGGCTTGCGGGGAAATCGTGA
- a CDS encoding FlgD immunoglobulin-like domain containing protein, which translates to MNRKLALVFLATALASSVALAAPAITVKHYTIDSSTSDIFNPLAIPRFQIAPLSAPGHVALYTMGFPDGEAFRVTFNLDSSVRWVSTHMGALSDLDHSHISVHNDTIYQGRSNDSRMYAFAMRGDSLTQLFTHSWGLPESELYIASVLRLPGSDTAIAITRGHDDNNAVLYWISTNKGQTWGPSSYLVNREGTGRCRIGGLYYNNTVAAFIDSADNSIGWYTWDRANRRWINDGRVFNRSMYRGFAGNVLQDTIRFLIGTIDKNTGDSVIWAYRSKNASQWTEGPAFQTSTIDQSLPPYTALTYIEASRRLVLFYSKNDQNNDDAWTIYMRYFDTNTWNWSAPTRVSRGNYVWKVTTAQIVPASHGDVCYAMYPMDSGSYHYADLVKITFQEGGDVTPPGRINDLGAAPGPGLGQMRLSWTAPGDDGASGTVSRWEVKYATVPISETNWLSAITYPNPPSPVPAGQTASCVISGLTPGETYFSAIKSYDEASNVSPLSNVAYIDIALDVSDDEEMLPRSHQLLGNHPNPFNSATRIDYFLASNSNVTLSIYDILGHEISELVDGRQQMGSHTVIWDGRDARGLEVATGVYLCRLRADNWLDSKKLLLLR; encoded by the coding sequence ATGAATAGAAAATTAGCTCTTGTCTTTCTGGCGACCGCGCTGGCAAGTAGTGTCGCCTTGGCGGCGCCTGCCATCACGGTCAAGCATTATACCATCGATAGCAGTACCTCAGATATTTTTAATCCCCTGGCGATTCCCCGTTTTCAGATTGCCCCACTCTCCGCTCCCGGGCATGTCGCCTTATATACGATGGGCTTTCCCGATGGCGAGGCGTTCCGTGTTACGTTCAACCTCGACAGCTCGGTGCGCTGGGTAAGCACACATATGGGGGCGCTTTCGGACCTGGACCATTCCCATATCAGCGTGCATAACGATACCATTTATCAGGGACGCAGCAACGACAGCCGGATGTATGCCTTTGCCATGCGGGGGGATTCTCTCACCCAGTTATTCACGCATAGTTGGGGACTGCCGGAGTCGGAATTATATATTGCTTCGGTGCTGCGTCTACCCGGTTCCGACACCGCGATTGCCATTACCCGCGGTCACGACGACAATAACGCTGTCCTCTACTGGATTTCTACCAACAAAGGTCAAACCTGGGGTCCCAGCTCTTATCTGGTAAATCGTGAAGGGACTGGGCGATGCCGCATTGGAGGGCTGTATTACAACAATACCGTCGCCGCATTTATTGATTCCGCCGACAATTCTATCGGCTGGTACACCTGGGACAGAGCCAATCGCCGCTGGATAAACGACGGGCGGGTATTTAACCGCTCCATGTATCGCGGCTTTGCCGGAAACGTACTGCAGGACACCATCAGATTCCTTATCGGAACCATTGATAAAAATACCGGCGATTCGGTGATCTGGGCATATCGCAGTAAGAACGCTTCACAGTGGACTGAAGGCCCGGCGTTCCAGACCTCCACTATCGACCAGAGCTTGCCGCCTTATACCGCCTTGACCTACATTGAGGCCTCGCGGCGTTTAGTGCTGTTTTACTCCAAGAACGACCAGAATAACGATGACGCCTGGACCATTTATATGCGTTATTTCGACACCAACACCTGGAACTGGTCGGCTCCCACCAGGGTGTCCCGAGGAAACTATGTCTGGAAGGTAACCACGGCGCAAATCGTCCCGGCTTCGCATGGTGATGTCTGCTATGCCATGTATCCGATGGATTCCGGCTCTTACCATTATGCTGACTTGGTCAAAATTACATTTCAGGAAGGCGGCGATGTTACCCCCCCCGGTCGCATTAATGACCTTGGCGCCGCTCCGGGGCCCGGTCTGGGACAGATGCGTCTTAGTTGGACCGCGCCGGGAGATGATGGAGCGAGTGGAACGGTCAGCCGGTGGGAAGTGAAATATGCTACCGTCCCAATCAGCGAAACCAACTGGTTAAGCGCTATCACTTACCCCAATCCGCCCTCACCGGTTCCGGCCGGGCAAACCGCCTCTTGTGTCATAAGCGGTCTCACCCCGGGCGAGACCTACTTTTCGGCAATAAAATCTTATGACGAAGCCAGCAATGTCTCGCCACTTTCCAATGTCGCATATATCGATATAGCGCTGGATGTCAGCGATGACGAGGAGATGCTTCCCCGGAGCCATCAACTGCTCGGGAATCACCCCAATCCCTTTAACAGCGCCACCCGCATAGATTATTTCCTGGCGTCAAACTCAAACGTCACCTTGTCAATTTATGACATTCTGGGGCATGAAATCAGTGAGTTAGTGGATGGCCGCCAGCAGATGGGGAGTCATACTGTCATCTGGGATGGAAGAGATGCCCGTGGCTTGGAAGTCGCTACGGGCGTATACCTCTGCCGCTTGCGCGCCGACAACTGGTTGGATTCAAAAAAGCTCCTGCTTCTCCGATAG
- a CDS encoding O-antigen ligase family protein — protein MAEINLNSGARQLITNRHLLWSGLVFLALVFGVLTAFVKPMMLVVGIIGITCVVLMFKYDYFGLIVYLLVFLLRPGETYPALAKVRPELLVGAALSFLTLIKNKYKYGTFTIPDSRLNIDFLLILAAMAASFILSSCKDCTKNAIIDMVKLGVFYLMIILQVNTKKRMEIFIWLFLVINAKLAVDIMRGYFGGQAVVKGDLSRASGGNSTMDNFNGIAITMNTLIPFAYFYMVQYKEVWKKILMVVMTGIFVYTMIITGSRGGFLGFVGILGCIWWFSKKKLAMGIVILMILVVGWSFLGDATKERYRSIFADELDESSQGRINSWMDGLALFALRPIAGVGAGAFATARMENFGIFLSPHSLYIQVIAELGLFGIIVYFMFFRDIFRLNMRNVRDIRRYGLPAEELSPLSKGIVVSAISLLITGLFAHSAYRYTWYFLAGITAASQHIVDNLRVAKEAGAIAGRPHNPSEIESHI, from the coding sequence ATGGCTGAAATAAATCTCAATAGCGGCGCCCGGCAGTTGATTACCAACCGACACCTGCTCTGGTCCGGGTTGGTCTTCCTGGCGCTCGTTTTCGGGGTTTTGACCGCCTTTGTCAAACCAATGATGCTGGTGGTCGGAATTATCGGCATCACCTGTGTTGTCCTGATGTTCAAGTACGACTATTTCGGGTTGATTGTCTATCTTCTGGTATTTCTGCTCCGTCCCGGGGAGACTTATCCGGCATTGGCAAAGGTGCGGCCCGAACTGCTGGTAGGGGCGGCCCTTTCCTTTTTGACTCTTATAAAGAATAAGTATAAATATGGAACCTTCACCATTCCCGACAGTCGCTTGAACATAGATTTCCTGCTGATACTGGCGGCGATGGCGGCCTCGTTTATTCTTTCGTCCTGCAAGGACTGCACCAAGAATGCCATCATCGATATGGTCAAATTGGGGGTTTTTTACCTGATGATAATTCTCCAGGTGAACACCAAGAAAAGAATGGAAATCTTTATCTGGCTGTTTCTGGTCATTAACGCCAAGCTGGCGGTCGATATCATGCGTGGCTATTTTGGGGGGCAGGCGGTGGTCAAGGGAGACCTGAGCCGGGCCTCAGGCGGCAACTCGACTATGGATAATTTTAACGGTATCGCCATCACCATGAATACCCTGATTCCTTTTGCCTACTTCTATATGGTGCAGTATAAGGAAGTTTGGAAGAAGATTCTGATGGTCGTGATGACCGGTATTTTCGTTTATACTATGATTATCACCGGTTCGCGCGGCGGATTTCTCGGTTTCGTGGGGATACTGGGCTGTATCTGGTGGTTTTCCAAGAAGAAACTGGCGATGGGGATTGTCATTTTAATGATTCTTGTTGTCGGCTGGTCATTCCTTGGCGATGCCACCAAGGAGAGATATAGATCGATTTTTGCTGACGAACTGGATGAGTCATCGCAGGGACGAATCAATTCCTGGATGGATGGTTTGGCGCTTTTTGCATTGAGGCCGATTGCCGGAGTGGGAGCGGGGGCGTTTGCCACGGCGCGGATGGAGAACTTTGGCATCTTTTTAAGTCCTCATAGTCTATATATTCAGGTCATTGCCGAACTGGGACTGTTTGGCATTATTGTCTATTTCATGTTCTTTCGAGATATTTTCCGATTGAATATGCGCAATGTGCGGGATATCCGGAGATATGGATTACCGGCCGAGGAACTCTCTCCGCTCAGCAAGGGGATTGTGGTTTCGGCCATTTCTCTGCTGATTACCGGGCTATTTGCGCACTCGGCATATCGATATACCTGGTATTTCCTGGCCGGAATTACCGCGGCATCGCAGCATATTGTGGACAATCTCAGAGTCGCCAAAGAAGCCGGCGCCATCGCCGGACGGCCACATAATCCTTCTGAAATAGAAAGCCATATCTAA
- a CDS encoding glycosyltransferase, giving the protein MKRVLFVCYAFPPMAAVGAQRIVNFCKFLPRWQWQPVVLTVKGGVNSSWDASPLEQIPETIIYRSRTFEPFARREVATSSRPIFKPEEHSMQPAKNVKLSLWRRIKRFIRLLMTVPDSNIFWVPFGVMTGLKAVRREKIDIIVSSSPPVSGHIIASILSRLTGKPHIVDFRDLWTLNHAYAKRNYPALFRKYDRFWEKFVLKHAVGVTTASPGFSRQMEPHLEGRLRGKITTITNGFDYKEFSSLPEIRPSDRRQLRFLYSGSLYGDFNPVFFLKVLSRWMTAKGIAPDKIRVDFYGNHDYDYTELLKQLHLQETVSFNGFKPRQELVPLLLQADYLLLLLGFNEESKNVIPAKLLEYLASGAKILALAPEGVTTSIIRRYQAGECLTEPDENLLAEILNRILLEWENNPSRNRGFRYIEEFDREKLVGNLAQLLDKVTQTTELAE; this is encoded by the coding sequence ATGAAACGGGTTCTCTTCGTTTGTTACGCTTTTCCCCCCATGGCGGCAGTGGGCGCCCAGAGGATAGTCAATTTTTGCAAGTTTCTGCCTCGCTGGCAGTGGCAGCCGGTCGTCTTAACGGTCAAAGGCGGGGTGAACAGTTCCTGGGATGCCTCACCTCTCGAGCAGATTCCTGAGACAATCATTTACCGCTCGCGGACTTTTGAGCCATTCGCCCGGCGGGAAGTAGCGACCTCCAGCCGTCCGATATTCAAACCGGAAGAGCACTCGATGCAACCGGCAAAAAATGTTAAACTGAGCCTCTGGCGTCGTATTAAGCGTTTTATTCGGCTTCTTATGACTGTTCCTGACTCCAATATTTTCTGGGTGCCGTTCGGGGTAATGACCGGCTTAAAAGCGGTTCGGCGGGAGAAGATAGATATTATCGTTTCATCGTCGCCGCCGGTTTCGGGACATATCATTGCGTCAATTCTATCGCGACTTACCGGAAAACCTCATATAGTTGACTTCAGAGACCTCTGGACACTGAATCATGCGTACGCCAAACGGAATTACCCGGCGCTTTTCCGAAAGTATGACCGCTTCTGGGAGAAATTTGTCCTGAAGCATGCGGTCGGAGTAACGACCGCCTCGCCCGGCTTTTCCCGCCAGATGGAGCCTCACCTTGAGGGAAGACTGCGGGGGAAGATAACGACGATAACTAACGGCTTCGATTATAAAGAATTTTCATCACTGCCAGAGATACGTCCGTCGGATAGAAGGCAACTCCGATTCCTGTACAGCGGTTCTCTCTATGGCGATTTCAATCCGGTCTTCTTCCTGAAAGTCCTCTCCCGCTGGATGACCGCGAAAGGTATTGCGCCCGACAAAATCCGGGTCGATTTTTATGGAAATCATGATTATGATTATACGGAGCTTCTGAAACAGTTGCATCTTCAAGAGACAGTATCGTTTAACGGCTTCAAGCCCCGCCAAGAGCTGGTGCCGCTTCTGCTTCAGGCTGACTATCTGCTTCTTCTTCTGGGATTTAATGAAGAAAGTAAAAACGTTATCCCGGCAAAGCTTCTGGAATACTTGGCGTCGGGGGCTAAGATTCTGGCGCTGGCGCCGGAAGGAGTAACCACCTCCATTATTAGACGCTACCAGGCTGGGGAGTGCCTTACTGAGCCAGATGAAAATCTACTTGCCGAGATTCTGAATCGTATATTATTGGAGTGGGAGAATAATCCCTCCAGGAATAGAGGATTTCGCTACATTGAAGAATTTGACCGGGAAAAGCTGGTGGGCAATCTGGCGCAATTGCTTGATAAAGTAACCCAAACGACTGAATTGGCCGAATAA
- a CDS encoding GDSL-type esterase/lipase family protein, with product MKPIVVVILVVSIIGNLIGAYIFYKALKLREEVKMFQRYHQDLKEKYEETKADFPGLSVYAEDNKRLLNSTTPEERKQMTVMYGASITKYFDPEKFLPGKKVINRGIGSQVGYQLVTRFHSDVLQLGPGQVVLKLCSGNFYPEYSLDENWDLYEAMILMAQSHGIKPLLATVIPVTRSGERFENYSVTAKIVEFNNRIKDYARKNKLQVIDYYGAMADNDGFLPDSLARDQIHPNDKGCVVMANALTPALN from the coding sequence ATGAAACCAATCGTTGTCGTCATATTAGTGGTCTCGATTATAGGCAATCTTATTGGAGCCTATATCTTCTACAAGGCGCTGAAACTTCGAGAAGAAGTGAAGATGTTCCAGCGATATCATCAGGACCTCAAAGAAAAATACGAAGAGACCAAAGCCGACTTTCCCGGTTTATCGGTCTATGCCGAAGACAATAAGCGGCTATTGAACTCCACCACTCCGGAAGAGCGAAAACAGATGACAGTGATGTACGGAGCGTCGATTACCAAGTATTTCGACCCGGAGAAGTTTCTTCCCGGAAAGAAAGTTATTAATAGAGGCATCGGCTCACAGGTCGGATATCAACTGGTGACCCGTTTTCATTCTGATGTACTTCAATTGGGACCCGGTCAAGTGGTACTAAAACTATGTTCGGGGAATTTCTATCCTGAGTACAGCCTGGATGAAAACTGGGACCTTTATGAAGCGATGATACTTATGGCGCAGTCGCATGGCATCAAGCCGTTGCTGGCAACCGTTATTCCGGTTACGCGCTCCGGCGAAAGATTCGAGAATTACAGCGTAACGGCGAAGATTGTCGAATTTAATAACCGGATAAAGGATTACGCCCGCAAGAACAAACTTCAGGTAATTGACTACTATGGCGCCATGGCTGACAATGACGGGTTTCTTCCGGATAGCCTTGCTCGCGACCAGATTCATCCCAACGACAAAGGGTGTGTGGTGATGGCGAATGCGTTGACGCCGGCTCTTAACTGA
- a CDS encoding GDSL-type esterase/lipase family protein has product MSHRNLKIVLAISLVGNLFAVYAAIKALEYRRHINEFLYKYTYVVEEFSGRKNFAHANRQLLEEGTNERRVVFLGTQVTAGWDLERYFPEIDAVNRGISGQRMAGFLLRFRPDVVELAPRAVVIEFSSYSFRPENSIEELQDYLITLADIALYHKIEPILSTIIPVGSDFEMEESDDYMIMDSIALFNNWLSNYCQDNKLRLLDYGAAVADSSRFLSDRYRAGHIILNDSGYARISELTGSVLREILNHAD; this is encoded by the coding sequence ATGAGCCATAGAAATCTGAAAATAGTCCTCGCCATTTCTCTTGTGGGCAACCTCTTTGCCGTTTACGCCGCGATAAAAGCGCTGGAATACCGCAGGCATATCAACGAATTTCTTTACAAATATACCTATGTCGTGGAAGAATTTTCGGGGAGGAAGAATTTCGCACATGCCAATCGCCAGTTGCTTGAAGAAGGCACAAATGAGAGGCGGGTGGTCTTTTTGGGGACTCAGGTGACAGCGGGATGGGACCTGGAGCGGTATTTCCCGGAGATAGACGCCGTTAATCGGGGTATCAGCGGTCAAAGGATGGCTGGGTTCCTGCTTCGTTTCCGGCCCGATGTCGTGGAACTTGCCCCTCGGGCAGTTGTTATAGAATTCAGCTCTTACAGTTTCAGACCGGAAAACAGCATCGAGGAACTGCAGGACTATCTGATTACTTTGGCGGATATTGCCCTCTATCACAAAATTGAGCCGATTTTGAGCACCATAATACCTGTCGGAAGCGATTTTGAGATGGAGGAAAGTGATGATTACATGATAATGGACAGCATCGCTTTATTTAACAACTGGCTTTCTAATTATTGTCAGGACAACAAGTTAAGGTTACTCGATTATGGCGCCGCGGTTGCCGATTCATCCAGATTTCTCAGCGACCGATACCGCGCCGGACATATTATCCTAAATGATTCCGGTTACGCTCGTATATCAGAGTTGACAGGCAGTGTTTTGAGGGAAATTTTGAACCATGCCGACTGA
- a CDS encoding dockerin type I domain-containing protein: MRRLILPAALMIFLCLPHIAGGEALELVSGGSNESGATLLNPGEVLLKWTAPGDDGYSGRASSYELRYQLRTKGPLDTELEWIQGIRVIGEPTPSAAGRTDSILLTGLPYGERYYFCIWAYDEVGNASPLSNSPMVMVQDSFNCSYLPGDVNGNGVVNMLDVSYLITFIYKDGPAAIPAVAGDVDGSLSVNILDVSYLTRYLYRDGDKPVCRD, encoded by the coding sequence TTGCGCAGATTAATCTTGCCTGCGGCATTGATGATATTTCTTTGCCTGCCGCATATTGCCGGAGGGGAAGCGCTGGAACTTGTTTCCGGCGGCAGCAACGAAAGCGGGGCAACCTTACTGAATCCCGGTGAAGTCTTGCTAAAATGGACTGCCCCGGGTGACGATGGCTACAGCGGCAGAGCCAGCAGCTATGAACTCCGTTACCAATTGCGCACCAAAGGTCCCCTTGATACGGAGTTGGAATGGATTCAGGGGATCCGGGTTATTGGAGAACCGACACCTTCGGCGGCCGGTCGGACCGATTCCATCCTGTTGACTGGATTGCCGTACGGCGAAAGATACTATTTCTGTATCTGGGCTTATGATGAAGTCGGAAATGCGTCCCCCCTTTCCAATTCCCCGATGGTTATGGTGCAGGACAGTTTTAACTGCTCTTATCTGCCGGGGGATGTCAACGGTAACGGCGTGGTAAATATGCTCGATGTCTCTTATCTTATAACATTTATTTATAAAGATGGTCCGGCGGCAATTCCGGCTGTCGCCGGTGATGTTGATGGCTCTCTGAGTGTAAATATTCTGGATGTCTCGTATCTGACGCGTTACCTGTATCGAGACGGTGATAAACCGGTCTGCCGCGACTGA
- a CDS encoding asparagine synthase-related protein, whose translation MPGIFGLIRKRDTNREENRFLLEGMLSRLAHNSDYTSDLHLDDWFALGQISIPFAGEQKLTYNGELDAAAAFSGFIYGWKNVKAELAAPTKQKAARLIEIFRHFPEALPEKIDGSFNVAVFDNKNRTAVICNDRFGHRQLHYFENERFFFFSTEMKAFLAFPDFPRELDMNCLANFFNYGYPLGDKTFFKHVKHLRGGHIIRFDRSQIGFKKYWDYRYGEESTQTVPEFVDEMDSLFRAIIHKRIEGAEEIAIPLSGGLDSRFILSHTIQAGKEPHAFTHGKKNCLDHKVARQVARTLNLKHYRFIEMQPRWLAEFAERFVFLSEGMNNTGPAGLLGVSREYHLPPKSTAFLNGIFGGPTNFGSPYFKALDIVRDISFDEKLQNLRRSLWGDLVGDEHYDMFSDNVAAFFRDDYLPGIAEEFKRQESVSEWFCNQKDVFFIKNRLGRHMNLVDCNRFIWHDHFPLADDTLVDFFIKIPVRLKLSRILMTEYFKAKLPDLARVPYQATGVDLYSVPSPWKRKLRGYMERFKHYGERLSQGRIQFYNMRNYAHFSQWYRADKRVRNYFEEILLDEKTFRRGYYRREGIERILERQRKGANAFFTIADLLAFELFNRLFVDR comes from the coding sequence ATGCCCGGTATATTTGGACTGATACGCAAGCGCGACACTAATCGCGAGGAGAACCGCTTCCTGCTGGAGGGGATGCTCTCGCGTTTGGCGCATAACAGCGATTACACCTCCGACCTGCACCTTGATGATTGGTTTGCCCTGGGGCAGATTTCGATCCCTTTCGCGGGGGAACAGAAATTAACTTACAACGGAGAATTGGATGCCGCCGCCGCTTTTTCCGGTTTCATATATGGTTGGAAGAATGTGAAAGCCGAATTGGCCGCTCCGACAAAACAAAAAGCGGCAAGATTGATTGAAATCTTTCGCCATTTCCCCGAAGCGCTTCCCGAGAAAATTGACGGCTCCTTCAATGTCGCCGTTTTTGACAACAAGAACCGGACTGCCGTTATCTGTAATGACCGCTTTGGCCATCGACAGCTCCACTATTTTGAAAATGAGAGATTTTTCTTTTTTTCCACGGAGATGAAGGCGTTTCTGGCATTTCCCGATTTTCCGCGGGAATTAGATATGAACTGCCTCGCCAATTTTTTTAACTACGGTTATCCCCTTGGAGATAAGACTTTTTTTAAGCATGTCAAGCATCTGCGCGGGGGGCATATCATCAGATTTGACCGCTCCCAGATCGGGTTCAAAAAATATTGGGATTATAGATATGGCGAAGAATCGACGCAAACGGTACCGGAGTTCGTGGATGAGATGGATTCGCTCTTTCGCGCCATAATCCATAAACGAATCGAGGGCGCCGAAGAGATTGCCATTCCGCTTTCCGGCGGTCTTGACTCCCGCTTTATATTGAGCCATACGATTCAGGCCGGAAAAGAGCCGCATGCCTTCACGCATGGAAAGAAAAACTGTCTGGACCATAAAGTGGCGCGCCAGGTGGCGCGGACGCTCAATTTGAAACATTACCGTTTTATCGAAATGCAGCCGCGCTGGCTGGCGGAATTTGCCGAGAGATTTGTTTTCTTGAGTGAGGGGATGAATAATACCGGTCCCGCCGGTCTGCTCGGAGTCAGCCGTGAGTATCACCTGCCGCCAAAATCAACGGCATTCCTCAACGGCATTTTCGGTGGACCGACAAATTTCGGCTCCCCCTATTTTAAGGCGCTGGATATTGTCCGCGATATATCATTCGATGAGAAACTTCAGAACCTTCGACGCTCCCTCTGGGGCGACCTGGTGGGTGATGAGCATTACGACATGTTCAGCGATAACGTAGCCGCTTTCTTTCGGGATGACTACCTTCCGGGAATCGCCGAAGAGTTCAAACGGCAGGAATCTGTGTCAGAGTGGTTCTGTAACCAGAAGGATGTATTTTTCATTAAGAATCGGCTGGGACGTCATATGAATCTGGTTGACTGCAACCGTTTTATCTGGCACGACCATTTTCCCTTAGCCGATGATACCCTGGTTGATTTCTTTATAAAGATTCCAGTTCGCCTGAAATTATCCCGCATCCTGATGACCGAGTACTTCAAGGCTAAACTCCCCGACCTGGCACGGGTCCCATATCAGGCCACCGGCGTTGACCTGTACAGCGTGCCCTCGCCCTGGAAACGAAAACTCCGCGGTTATATGGAGCGTTTTAAACATTATGGGGAACGGCTCAGCCAGGGGCGAATTCAGTTCTACAACATGCGAAATTACGCCCATTTCAGCCAATGGTACCGCGCTGACAAAAGAGTGCGCAACTATTTTGAAGAGATTCTGCTGGACGAAAAGACTTTCCGCCGCGGCTATTATCGCCGCGAAGGAATTGAGAGAATACTCGAGCGGCAACGGAAGGGCGCCAATGCCTTCTTCACCATTGCGGACCTTCTCGCCTTTGAATTATTCAACCGCCTTTTTGTTGACAGGTAG